One genomic window of Calditrichota bacterium includes the following:
- a CDS encoding MotA/TolQ/ExbB proton channel family protein yields the protein MVDYFVRGGAFMWPILICLIIGLMFALERAWTLTRASINARKFTRQIRETITGGSVDKAIELCANTRGPVANVLHAGLLRVGRGIEHVEKAVMTAGTIEMAFLERNLVWLATVISIAPMLGFLGTVSGMINAFDAIAKANDISPALVAAGIAEALLTTLFGLVVAIIIQFFHNFFVSRIDKIVSDMEESTQDFVDLLVEKQVA from the coding sequence ATGGTAGATTATTTCGTCCGGGGTGGCGCCTTCATGTGGCCCATTCTCATCTGTCTCATCATCGGACTGATGTTCGCGCTCGAGCGCGCCTGGACGCTGACCCGCGCCAGCATAAATGCGCGAAAGTTCACCCGCCAGATTCGGGAGACCATCACCGGCGGTTCGGTTGACAAGGCAATCGAACTCTGCGCCAACACCCGCGGGCCGGTGGCGAATGTGCTCCACGCCGGGCTGCTACGCGTCGGGCGCGGCATTGAGCATGTCGAAAAGGCGGTGATGACGGCCGGAACAATCGAAATGGCCTTCCTCGAGCGCAACCTCGTCTGGCTGGCGACGGTGATCTCGATTGCCCCGATGCTCGGCTTCCTCGGCACCGTCAGCGGGATGATCAACGCCTTCGACGCCATCGCCAAGGCGAACGACATTTCGCCGGCGCTGGTCGCAGCCGGAATCGCCGAAGCGCTCCTGACGACCCTCTTCGGGCTGGTGGTCGCGATCATTATTCAGTTCTTCCATAACTTCTTCGTGTCGCGCATCGACAAGATCGTTTCCGATATGGAGGAATCGACCCAGGACTTCGTCGATCTGTTGGTCGAAAAGCAAGTAGCATAA
- a CDS encoding biopolymer transporter ExbD, whose translation MLVEKKKKREAEIPQASLADIAFLLLIFFLVTTTMDADKGIHMVLPERGGEVKINPQNIAKILVNEAGLILFDGKQCDDAELKELLGAKLKERGYDAEGSPKLIVSIKTDRETAYERYINVLDVVKGSGATKISIAEPDKE comes from the coding sequence ATGCTCGTCGAAAAAAAGAAGAAGCGCGAAGCCGAGATCCCGCAGGCCTCTCTGGCGGATATCGCCTTTTTGCTCCTGATCTTCTTCCTCGTCACCACGACGATGGATGCCGACAAGGGCATCCATATGGTGCTGCCTGAGCGCGGCGGCGAAGTGAAGATCAACCCGCAGAACATTGCCAAGATTCTGGTCAACGAGGCGGGGCTGATCCTCTTCGACGGCAAGCAGTGCGACGATGCGGAGTTGAAGGAACTCCTCGGCGCGAAGTTGAAGGAGCGCGGCTATGACGCCGAAGGCAGCCCGAAGTTGATCGTCTCCATCAAGACCGACCGCGAGACCGCTTATGAGCGCTACATCAACGTCCTCGACGTGGTGAAAGGCTCGGGCGCGACGAAGATATCCATCGCGGAGCCGGATAAGGAGTAG